One window of Haemorhous mexicanus isolate bHaeMex1 chromosome 16, bHaeMex1.pri, whole genome shotgun sequence genomic DNA carries:
- the LOC132334848 gene encoding olfactory receptor 14I1-like, protein QLLHFCLLLAISLAALLGNGLIISAVACGHHLHTPMFFFLLNLALSDLGSICTTVPKAMHNSLWDTRTISYAGCAAQLGFFAFFISAEFYLLTIMCYDRYVSICK, encoded by the coding sequence cagctcctgcacttctgcctcttgctggccatctccctggctgccctcctgggcaacggcctcatcatcagcgccgtagcctgcggccaccacctgcacacgcccatgttcttcttcctgctcaacctggccctcagtgacctgggctccatctgcaccactgtccccaaagccatgcacaattccctctgggacaccaggaccatctcctacgcaggatgtgctgcacagctgggtttttttgcctttttcatctcagcagagttttatttgctgaccatcatgtgctacgaccgctacgtgtccatctgcaaa
- the LOC132334966 gene encoding olfactory receptor 14J1-like, translated as LHYGTLLGSRACVHMAAAAWASAFLIALLHTANTFSLPLCHGNALGQFFCEIPQILKLSCLHINLRELGVIAVSTCLVLGCFVFIVFSYVQIFRAVLRIPSEQGQHKAFSTCLPHLAVVSLFVSTAAFAHLKPPSMSSPSLDLALSVLYSVVPPTVSMRGCTLSGFNGTKGSSSKVFCRDAFLLSSL; from the exons ctgcactacgggaccctcctgggcagcagagcttgtgtccacatggcagcagctgcctgggccagtgcctttctcattgctctgctgcacacagccaatacattttccctgccactgtgccatggcaatgccctgggccaattcttctgtgaaatccctcagatcctcaagctctcctgcttaCATATCAACCTCAGGGAACTGGGGGTCATTGCAGTCAGTACCTGTTTGGTACTTggctgttttgtgttcattgttttctcctatgtgcagatcttcagggctgtgctgaggatcccctctgagcagggacagcacaaagccttttccacctgcctccctcacttGGCTGTTGTTTCCCTGTTtgtcagcactgcagcctttgctCATCTGAAGCccccctccatgtcctccccatccctggatctggccctgtcagttctgtactcagtggtgcctcca ACTGTGTCAATGAGGGGCTGCACCCTCAGTGGCTTTAATGGAACTAAAGGATCTTccagcaaagttttctgcagagatgcctTTTTGTTGTCTTCTCTgtag